Genomic DNA from Natrinema saccharevitans:
ACGAGCCGACGAGTTCCCGCTCCGCCTGCATGACGTCGTTGGGGTGGATCGGGACCTCCTCCTCGAAAACGCTGAGGACGACGACCCGTTCCCCGTACGCGGTACTCCGGAGCGCGTCCGTGAGCGTCGCGGCCGTTCCGGCACACTCGAACGAGACGTCCACGCGGTCAGTGTCCCGTTGAATCTCCTCGACGGCGTCGACGGCAGTCGGGTCGATGACGACGTCGGCTCCGAGCGCCGCCGCGGCCTCTCGACGGGCCGCTCGCGGTTCGCTGACGTAGATCTCACGGGCACCGGCCGCGGCAGCGCCGGCGACGACGCCGAGACCGATCGGACCGGCGCCGAACACCGCGACGCGATCGGTCGGCTCAAGGCCCGATCGGCGAACGCCTCGAAGCGAGACGCCGAGGGGTTCCGCGAGCGCAGCGTGGCGAAGCGACACCTCGTCCGGAACGGGAACCGCCATCGAAGACGGGACAACGATCCGATCCGCGAATCCCCGGCTGGCGACGACGCCGCCGTCCCCCTGCTCGCAGAGGTGGTACTTGCCGTCCGCACAGTAGCGGCAGTCGTGGCAGGCAGTGACCATATTCAACGTGATCCGATCGCCGACGCGAACGTCGTCGACGTTCGCGCCCGGCATCTTCCGGATCTCCTCGACCTCCGCGAAGACCGTCTCCGTGAGTCGGTTCCGCGGAACGACGCGATTGACCATTCCCAACTCCGCCGCTCGCTGCGCGTCGACAACCTTGCCGGAGAGCAGCAGTTCCGTCGCCTCGTGGAGGTTCGTGACGAAGGGGTAGACCAGCGTCGGCGGGACCCCGGCCATCCGCAATCCCGGGTAGCCGAACGACGATTCCTCGGTCGCGATCACGAGGTCGGACGCCATCGCCAGATCGCTTCCGCCGGCGAGACAGTAGCCGTCGACCGCCGCGATCACCGGTTTATCACACTCCCAGACTGCGTGGACGTGATCGGTCGCGGCGTCGAACTCGTCGAAAACGGAACCCTCGAGCCGGTCGTCCACGAGCGATACTCGCTCGCGGAAGCCGATCGGGCGTTCGCCGACATGGCGGATCGCAACGCAGTCGGGAAGCTCGTCGTGGAGCCCTGATCGGCGGTCCGCGAGCGGGGGTCAGGCGAGTTCGTTCTTCAGCACCTTGCCGGTGGGATTCCGCGGTAGCTCGTCTCTGAACTCGACCTCGCGGGGCTTCTTGAATCCGGCCAGGTTCGCCCCGACGTGGTCGACGACGTCGTCCTCGGACAGCGCGGCTCCGTCTTCGGGAACGACGACGGCTTTCACCCGTTCGCCCCACTGGTCGTCGGGGACGCCGACGACCGCGACCTCGTCTACCCCCTCGAGGTCGTGGAGTACCTCCTCGATCTCCGCGGGATGGACGTTCTCGCCGCCGGTGATGATCATGTCGTCGGCCCGGCCGACGAAGTAGACGAAGCCGTCCTCGTCCATCCGGACGAGATCGTCGGAGACGAACCAATCGTCGTCGAACACCTCGGTCGTCTGCTCCGGCATGCCGTAGTACTCTTTGAACACCGTCGGACCGCGGTAGGCGATCCGTCCCGCCTCGCCGGTCTCGACCTCGTTGCCGGCCTCGTCGACGACCTTGACTTCGACGTTGATGATCGGTCGCCCCACGCTGTCGGGCTTCTCGAGCGCGTTCTCCGGGCGCAGCATCGTCGTCGACGGCGAGAGTTCGGTCTGACCGAAGACGTCGTAGAGGTTACAGTCGA
This window encodes:
- a CDS encoding zinc-binding dehydrogenase — its product is MDDRLEGSVFDEFDAATDHVHAVWECDKPVIAAVDGYCLAGGSDLAMASDLVIATEESSFGYPGLRMAGVPPTLVYPFVTNLHEATELLLSGKVVDAQRAAELGMVNRVVPRNRLTETVFAEVEEIRKMPGANVDDVRVGDRITLNMVTACHDCRYCADGKYHLCEQGDGGVVASRGFADRIVVPSSMAVPVPDEVSLRHAALAEPLGVSLRGVRRSGLEPTDRVAVFGAGPIGLGVVAGAAAAGAREIYVSEPRAARREAAAALGADVVIDPTAVDAVEEIQRDTDRVDVSFECAGTAATLTDALRSTAYGERVVVLSVFEEEVPIHPNDVMQAERELVGSFGFQGGPLASRSEFATALDYVADGRIDPEPMISGTVSLEETESAFEQLRDPDSDRIKVLVEP
- a CDS encoding zinc-binding dehydrogenase, whose translation is MIGRGVELVENGTLEPVVHERYSLAEADRAFADMADRNAVGKLVVEP